Proteins encoded within one genomic window of Alosa alosa isolate M-15738 ecotype Scorff River chromosome 24, AALO_Geno_1.1, whole genome shotgun sequence:
- the si:cabz01036022.1 gene encoding carcinoembryonic antigen-related cell adhesion molecule 5 translates to MLISTALPTPILVMEPQSPVFIGENATLKCEINNPHRWSYRWYKGNSSNPIPTLISNITTIKVATSDEGLYRCQGQRTDRNTSSHMSNEVNIHMKALPTPRLTIDAPSPVFPGEKVTFNYCTLTVDPQSHMFTGENVRECEIDSLGGWIYVTCTVDQTLLFFSTVMPISTALPTPILVMEPQSPVFIGENVTLKCEINNPHRWSYRWYKGNSSNPIPTLISNITTIKVATSDEGLYRCQGQRTDRNTSSHMSNEVNIHMKALPKPILVMEPQSPVFIGENVTLKCKFKNPRKLSYKWYKGNSSDLIPTLISNITTIKVATSDEGLYRCQGQRTDRNTSSHMSNEVNIHVKALPTPKITIDAPSPVFPGEKVTFKCEVKSSNEWKYKWFKNHNLEPVATSNTSTTFKHVVETDAGTYWCQGERRDRPTSSRASKEAHLHMMPLPKANLTTEPQSPLSNGGIVTLKCVIESHNNWTYKWYKDNEENVVIEGNNFTITRATDSDEGTYWCRGVRGERPTSSQLSNSVHVAKKDSGSSLFIMCVALAGGVAGGVVLTIIFSKVLPCCRLRQTGAVSNTSSAGP, encoded by the exons ATGCTTATCTCCACAGCTTTGCCAACACCTATACTGGTCATGGAGCCCCAGAGTCCTGTGTTCATTGGAGAGAACGCCACTCTGAAGTGTGAGATTAATAACCCACATAGATGGAGTTATAGATGGTATAAAGGCAACAGTTCTAACCCAATACCTACATTGATAAGCAACATAACCACCATCAAAGTGGCTACATCTGATGAGGGTCTGTACCGGTGCCAGGGACAgaggacagacagaaacacatcatcacacatgaGTAATGAAGTCAATATTCACATGAAGG CCCTGCCTACACCTAGACTAACAATAGATGCCCCAAGTCCTGTGTTTCCTGGAGAAAAAGTCACTTTTAA CTACTGTACCCTAACGGTAGACCCCCAGAGTCACATGTTCACTGGAGAGAATGTCAGAGAGTGTGAGATAGATTCACTCGGAGGATGGATATATGTGACATGTACTGTAGATCAAACACTACTCTTCTTCAGTACTGTCATGCCTATCTCCACAGCTTTGCCAACACCTATACTGGTCATGGAGCCCCAGAGTCCTGTGTTCATTGGAGAGAACGTCACTCTGAAGTGTGAGATTAATAACCCACATAGATGGAGTTATAGATGGTATAAAGGCAACAGTTCTAACCCAATACCTACATTGATAAGCAACATAACCACCATCAAAGTGGCTACATCTGATGAGGGTCTGTACCGGTGCCAGGGACAgaggacagacagaaacacatcatcacacatgaGTAATGAAGTCAATATTCACATGAAGG CTCTGCCAAAACCTATACTGGTCATGGAGCCCCAGAGTCCTGTGTTCATTGGAGAGAACGTCACTCTGAAGTGTAAGTTTAAGAACCCACGTAAATTGAGTTATAAATGGTATAAAGGCAACAGTTCTGACCTAATCCCTACATTGATAAGCAACATAACCACCATCAAAGTGGCTACATCTGATGAGGGTCTGTACCGGTGCCAGGGACAgaggacagacagaaacacatcatcacacatgaGTAATGAAGTCAATATTCACGTGAAGG CCCTGCCTACACCTAAAATAACAATAGATGCCCCAAGTCCTGTGTTTCCTGGAGAAAAAGTCACTTTTAAGTGTGAGGTTAAGTCCTCAAATGAATGGAAATATAAATGGTTTAAAAATCACAACCTTGAACCCGTCGCTACATCTAACACCAGCACAACCTTTAAACACGTTGTTGAGACCGATGCTGGTACTTACTGGtgtcagggagagaggagagacaggccCACATCATCACGAGCCAGTAAAGAAGCTCATCTTCATATGATGC CTCTACCTAAAGCTAACCTAACAACAGAGCCACAGAGTCCCTTGTCCAATGGGGGGATAGTCACTCTGAAGTGTGTGATAGAGTCTCACAATAACTGGACATATAAGTGGTACAAGGACAACGAGGAGAATGTTGTGATTGAGGGGAACAACTTCACCATCACCAGAGCTACTGACTCTGATGAGGGCACATACTGGTGTCggggagtgagaggagagagacccaCATCATCACAGCTCAGTAACTCAGTTCATGTTGCTAAGAAGG ATTCTGGGTCCAGTctatttataatgtgtgtggctTTGGCTGGAGGTGTGGCCGGTGGAGTGGTTCTCACTATCATCTTTTCAAAGGTTCTACCATGTTGCCGCCTAAGACAGACAG GTGCTGTGTCCAACACGTCCAGTGCAGGGCCGTAA